A section of the Humulus lupulus chromosome 2, drHumLupu1.1, whole genome shotgun sequence genome encodes:
- the LOC133814035 gene encoding GPN-loop GTPase QQT2-like, whose translation MEADDGEGGGCGGRMVVMVVVSVIERREDELDYVLVDTAGQIEIFTWSASGAIITEAFASTFPTVVTYVVDTPRSSSPVTFMSNMLYACSILYKTQLPLVLAFNKIDVAQHQFALEWMEDFEAFQAVINADDSYSSTLTQSLSLVLDEFYKNLHSVGVYAVSGAGMDDFFKAIEASSAEYMETYKADLDKRCSEKQRLEEERRKENMDKLRKDMEKSNGETVVLSIGLKNKEETSKVMMDEENEEVDEDFELFSEDEDAIDEDEDEEVSRFSF comes from the exons ATGGAGGCCGATGATGGTGagggtggtggttgtggtggccGAATGGTGGTTATGGTG GTAGTCTCAGTTATTGAGAGACGAGAAGATGAGCTTGATTATGTACTTGTAGACACTGCTGGTCAGATTGAGATATTCACTTGGTCTGCTTCTGGTGCAATCATCACCGAAGCTTTTGCTTCTACATTTCCTACTGTGGTCACATATGTAGTTGACACACCCCGCTCGTCTAGCCCAGTAACTTTTATGAGCAATATGCTTTATGCTTGTAGTATACTTTACAAGACACAGTTGCCTCTTGTGCTCGCATTTAACAAGATCGATGTGGCTCAACATCAATTTGCTTTAGAGTGGATGGAAGATTTTGAAGCATTTCAAGCTGTAATAAATGCAGATGACTCTTACTCCTCAACTTTAACCCAGAGCCTCTCCCTTGTACTGGATGAGTTTTATAAGAATTTACATTCTGTTGGTGTATATGCGGTTTCTGGTGCTGGAATGGATGACTTTTTTAAGGCAATAGAAGCAAGTTCTGCAGAGTATATGGAAACTTATAAGGCTGATCTTGACAAGAGATGTTCAGAGAAGCAGCGGTTGGAGGAAGAGCGGAGGAAGGAGAATATGGATAAACTGAGGAAGGATATGGAGAAGTCCAACGGTGAAACTGTGGTTTTAAGTATTGGTTTGAAAAACAAAGAAGAGACCAGTAAAGTCATGATGgatgaagaaaatgaagaagtAGATGAGGATTTTGAGTTATTTTCTGAAGATGAGGATGCTATAGATGAGGATGAAGATGAAGAGGTTTCTCGGTTCTCATTTTAG
- the LOC133814036 gene encoding uncharacterized protein LOC133814036 yields the protein MDKSWITKDRLSKEYEEGVDNFIKFALENTTDPSRVHCPCRKCSNLKKLDIMEIKSHLYFNGMDQTYVMWIWHGEEDDSNNNVPNERKQFDQVFDDLIEMVRDADERFVDKPEEFLKFLEDAEKPIYSGAPLSKLVVLVKLYNLKAGSSWSDTSFTKLLTLLKEILPKDNELPSSIYEAKKTLCTLGMEYSKIHACPNDCVLYRNQYESATECPVCKTSRWKKNKNNKKCKKGIPAKVLWYLPPIPRFIRLFRNPEHAESLRWHEDGRIKDDKLRHPADSPAWKELDELWPHIRKDPRNLRLGLSVDGINPFSNMSSSYSCWLVILCIYNLPPWLCMKRRFTMLTLLISGPKQPGNDIDIYLAPLIDDLKVLWNGIDCYDSFKKENFILRGVLLWTINDFPAYGNLSGCFVKGYKGCPICGEKTSATRLEHCRKMCYMGHRRFLPEKHYYRKQKLAFNGEQELREAPIPMTGEAVYEEIRLIKNKFGKPVEKVDESVETKGKKKGKCKTNIKRKRNKKDQLAEDSKNATCWKKKSIFFELEYWGHLLVRHNLDVMHIEKNICDSLIGTLLNIPGKTKDSISARKDLVLMSESKKDLAPETGERRTYLPPACYTLKKDEKRKLCETLANVKVPDGYSSNIRNLVSLKDCRLIGLKSHDCHVLMQQLLPIAIRGSLDQHVRNAIIQMCLFFNAICCKVVDVSKLDKIEIEIAKTLCLFEQYFPPSFFDIMVHLAVHLVREVKLCGPVCFRWMYPFERLMKVYKGYVRNRNRPEGCIVEAYIAEEAVEFCTEYITDAEAIGIPRKTMSEDVIGRGINNGRLTLIKKEDWDVAHRNVLENTIEVQAYIE from the coding sequence atggacaagagttggataacaaaGGATAGACTTTCAAAAGAGTATGAAGAGGGAGTTGACAACTTTATTAAGTTTGCCTTAGAAAATACAACGGATCCTTCAAGAGTTCATTGTCCATGTAGAAAatgttcaaatttgaaaaaattagacATAATGGAGATAAAGAGCCATCTATACTTTAACGGAATGGACCAAACATATGTCATGTGGATTtggcatggagaagaagatgactcTAACAATAATGTTCCCAATGAAAGAAAGCAATTTGATCAAGTATTTGATGACCTTATAGAGATGGTGAGAGATGCAGATGAACGTTTTGTTGATAAGCCTGAAGAATTTTTGAAATTCTTAGAAGATGCAGAGAAACCAATATACTCCGGGGCACCTTTGTCAAAATTAGTTGTTTTAGTAAAACTATACAACTTGAAAGCTGGTAGTAGTTGGAGTGACacaagtttcacaaagttattaactttattaaaagaaattttaccaAAAGACAATGAGTTGCCTTCCTCGATTTATGAAGCGAAAAAAACATTGTGCACATTAGGAATGGAGTATAGCAAGATTCACGCTTGTCCAAATGATTGTGTTCTATATCGAAATCAATATGAGAGTGCAACTGAGTGCCCCGTATGTAAAACATCTAgatggaaaaaaaataagaacaacaaAAAATGTAAGAAAGGGATTCCGGCAAAAGTATTGTGGTATTTGCCACCAATACCTAGGTTTATACGTTTGTTTCGAAATCCCGAACATGCCGAAAGTCTGCGATGGCATGAGGATGGAAGGATCAAAGATGACAAATTGCGCCATCCAGCTGATTCCCCAGCTTGGAAAGAATTGGATGAACTATGGCCTCATATAAGAAAGGATCCTAGAAATCTTCGACTTGGTCTTTCTGTTGATGGCATCAATCCATTTAGCAATATGAGCTCATCTTACAGTTGTTGGCTAGTGATTCTATGTAtttacaatcttcctccttggttgtGTATGAAAAGAAGATTCACAATGTTAACTTTATTGATATCAGGTCCTAAGCAGCCTGGAAATGATATAGATATCTATTTAGCACCTTTGATAGATGACTTGAAGGTGTTGTGGAACGGAATTGATTGTTATGAttcttttaaaaaagaaaattttatacTTAGAGGTGTACTCTTATGGACAATCAATGATTTTCCTGCTTATGGTAATTTATCAGGATGTtttgtgaaaggatataaaggATGTCCGATATGCGGTGAAAAGACAAGCGCCACAAGATTAGAACATTGTAGGAagatgtgttatatgggtcatagaagGTTTCTACCAGAAAAGCATTATTACCGGAAGCAAAAATTAGCATTTAATGGTGAGCAAGAGTTGCGAGAAGCGCCTATACCAATGACTGGAGAAGCTGTCTATGAAGAGATTcgtttaataaaaaataaatttggtaaGCCTGTGGAAAAGGTCGATGAAAGTGTAGAGACAAAGGGGAAAAAGAAAGGCAAATGTAAAACAAACATCAAACGAAAGCGCAATAAGAAAGATCAACTAGCGGAAGATTCAAAGAATGCTACATGTTGGAAGAAGAAGTCAATTTTCTTTGAATTGGAATATTGGGGACATTTGTTAGTAAGACATAATCTTGACGtcatgcacattgagaaaaacatatgtgatagtttgatcgGAACCTTACttaatattcctgggaaaactaaggacagTATCTCTGCTCGTAAGGACCTTGTGTTAATGTCTGAATCAAAAAAAGATTTGGCACCTGAAACAGGTGAAAGAAGAACTtatttacctcctgcttgttacaccttgaagaaagacgagaaacgTAAACTTTGTGAAACTTTGGCAAATGTTAAGGTTCCAGATGGGTATTCATCAAATATTCGTAATTTAGTATCTTTGAAAGATTGTAGACTAATCGGTcttaaatctcatgattgtcatgtatTGATGCAACAGTTACTTCCAATTGCTATTCGGGGATCACTAGACCAACATGTTAGAAATGCTATAATACAAATGTGTTTGTTTTTTAATGCCATATGTTGTAAGGTTGTTGATGTATCTAAGTTGGACAAGATTGAAATAGAAATTGCGAAGACCTTGTGCTTATTTGAGCAATACTTTCCTCCATCTTTTTTTGATATCATGGTTCATTTGGCAGTGCACCTTGTTAGAGAAGTAAAACTATGTGGGCCTGTATGTTTTCgttggatgtatccatttgaaagattGATGAAAGTTTAcaaaggttatgttagaaatcGAAATCGTCCAGAGGGTTGTATAGTTGAGGCTTACATAGCAGAAGAAGCGGTTGAATTTTGTACTGAGTATATTACTGATGCAGAAGCAATTGGTATTCCCAGAAAGACAATGAGTGAAGATGTTATTGGAAGAGGCATCAACAATGGAAGACTCACCTTAATAAAAAAAGAAGACTGGGATGTTGCTCATCGAAATGTTCTAGAGAATACAATTGAAGTTCAAGCTTACATAGAGTAA